The following are encoded together in the Candidatus Hydrogenedentota bacterium genome:
- a CDS encoding response regulator — MAKVLCVDWDERVSARVAESLSDAGHQCVLETRGDRACDAVLRHSPDVVVMEVMLPGICGFEVCRRIRADRTLYTLPVVLVSSMDSDEEVRHGLAQGADDYIPKPFEPGLLVSRLQAVLAGVNGLREPEPMTGLAGHRLTKYEIHHRICVRKPFALACLELANLVQFGRAAGETARMKTLRHAADLMRKCGVALGDPDFLCAHMGAGHFVALLAPENANRYCGLIFKAWQDGQEALYKSLGVAHAIRQFEMGGGLPGGIPPVQTLVYCTGNRSVIGSSAQECFEILGDIRSHARNTGAGIYCDRRTR, encoded by the coding sequence ATGGCGAAAGTGTTGTGCGTGGACTGGGATGAGCGGGTGTCGGCGCGTGTCGCCGAGTCCCTCTCCGACGCGGGGCACCAGTGTGTCCTGGAGACACGGGGAGACCGCGCCTGCGACGCGGTGCTGCGCCACAGTCCCGACGTGGTTGTGATGGAGGTGATGCTTCCGGGAATCTGCGGCTTTGAAGTGTGCCGCCGCATCCGCGCCGACCGCACGCTTTACACCCTGCCCGTGGTCCTCGTTTCCAGCATGGACTCGGACGAGGAGGTGCGCCACGGGCTGGCGCAGGGCGCCGACGACTACATTCCCAAGCCCTTCGAGCCGGGATTGCTGGTCAGCCGGCTGCAGGCGGTCCTTGCGGGCGTCAACGGGCTTCGCGAGCCGGAACCGATGACCGGCCTCGCGGGACACCGCCTTACCAAATATGAAATCCACCACCGCATCTGCGTCCGGAAACCCTTCGCCCTGGCCTGCCTGGAGCTGGCCAATCTGGTGCAGTTTGGCCGTGCCGCGGGCGAGACCGCGCGGATGAAAACGCTGCGCCACGCGGCGGACCTGATGCGGAAGTGCGGCGTGGCCCTCGGCGATCCGGATTTCCTCTGCGCGCACATGGGGGCCGGACACTTTGTGGCCCTGCTCGCGCCGGAAAACGCCAACCGTTACTGCGGCCTCATTTTCAAGGCGTGGCAGGACGGCCAGGAGGCGCTCTACAAATCGCTGGGAGTCGCCCATGCAATCCGGCAATTTGAGATGGGGGGCGGCCTGCCCGGCGGAATTCCACCTGTCCAGACCCTCGTCTACTGCACCGGAAACCGCAGTGTCATTGGAAGCTCCGCGCAGGAGTGCTTTGAAATTCTCGGGGACATCCGTTCCCACGCGCGCAACACGGGCGCGGGCATCTACTGCGACCGACGGACCCGCTGA
- a CDS encoding acyl-CoA-binding protein has translation MSEELAARFAKAAEEVTQLSEAPDNLAKLKLYALYKQASTGDCTGSRPGMLDFVGRAKYDQWKELSGTTQDAAKQMYIDFVEELKAADKAK, from the coding sequence ATGTCTGAAGAACTTGCTGCCCGGTTCGCAAAGGCCGCCGAAGAGGTCACGCAGTTGTCCGAGGCCCCGGACAATCTGGCCAAGCTGAAGCTTTATGCCCTGTACAAGCAGGCCAGCACGGGCGACTGCACCGGGAGCCGTCCCGGAATGCTGGATTTTGTGGGGCGCGCCAAATACGACCAGTGGAAGGAACTGTCGGGCACCACGCAGGATGCTGCGAAGCAGATGTACATTGATTTCGTGGAGGAGTTGAAGGCCGCCGACAAGGCCAAGTAG
- the miaA gene encoding tRNA (adenosine(37)-N6)-dimethylallyltransferase MiaA has protein sequence MEETARKTNALVVLGPTATGKTSLGVQLARALGGEILSADSRQVYRGLDIGSGKDLSEYTAGGSAVPFHLIDIAGLDQEFSVYDFHKAFHAALAEVRGRGRLPVTVGGTGLYLEAVIQGYDFADAPENPELREELAALDDEALRTRLLALRPGQHNTTDLGDRERLLRAIEIAEAANARDGGDGAAPSPGFHPLILGVSPDRDELRRRIARRLHERLSSGLVEEVAELHAKGHSWERLERLGLEYRHAALFLQGRILNKNDLFQKLNAAIVQFARRQETWFRRMERRGVVIHWMPRADIAHAMRVIAEHA, from the coding sequence ATGGAAGAAACGGCGCGCAAAACCAACGCGCTGGTGGTGCTCGGCCCCACAGCCACCGGCAAGACCTCGCTGGGGGTCCAACTGGCGCGCGCCCTGGGGGGGGAGATACTTTCGGCGGACTCCCGCCAAGTGTACCGCGGTCTGGACATCGGCTCCGGCAAGGACCTTTCCGAGTACACTGCGGGGGGGTCGGCGGTACCCTTCCACCTGATTGACATCGCCGGGCTGGACCAGGAGTTCAGCGTGTATGACTTCCACAAGGCTTTCCACGCCGCGCTTGCGGAGGTGCGCGGGCGGGGCCGCCTGCCCGTCACCGTGGGCGGCACGGGGCTGTATCTGGAGGCGGTCATCCAGGGCTATGATTTTGCGGACGCCCCCGAAAACCCCGAACTGCGGGAGGAGCTGGCCGCACTCGACGACGAGGCCCTGCGGACGCGCCTGCTGGCCCTGCGGCCCGGCCAGCACAACACGACGGACCTCGGGGACCGGGAGCGGCTTCTCCGGGCCATTGAGATTGCCGAGGCGGCCAATGCGCGCGACGGCGGGGACGGCGCCGCCCCGTCCCCCGGTTTTCACCCGCTGATCCTGGGCGTGTCGCCTGACCGGGACGAGCTGCGCCGGCGCATCGCGCGCAGGCTCCATGAGCGGCTCTCCTCGGGGCTGGTGGAGGAGGTGGCCGAGCTGCACGCGAAGGGCCATTCCTGGGAGCGCCTCGAACGGCTCGGCCTGGAATACCGCCACGCGGCCCTGTTTCTGCAGGGGCGCATCCTGAACAAGAACGATCTCTTCCAAAAACTCAACGCCGCCATCGTCCAGTTCGCGCGGCGGCAAGAGACCTGGTTCAGGCGCATGGAGCGGCGGGGCGTGGTCATTCATTGGATGCCCCGCGCGGACATCGCCCACGCCATGCGCGTCATCGCGGAGCATGCATGA